One window of the Eucalyptus grandis isolate ANBG69807.140 chromosome 6, ASM1654582v1, whole genome shotgun sequence genome contains the following:
- the LOC104449072 gene encoding high mobility group B protein 10, whose translation MSMAMVISPQNQPLSESANGHPSVASSSKLYPPATAQYEELVQSSELFWEKLKAFHQSFGTKFMVPTVGGKALDLHLLFVEVTSRGGLEKVIKDRKWKEVIVVFNFPTTITSASFVLRKYYMSLLYHFEQLYYFHRQAPSLLAADLESGNEVEGSLVQNNGASTSFLSSQGNPKMHPGSSITGFIDGKFDNGYLVTVNLGNHELKGVLYHIPQVMHMSQSAVPSEIATHRKRRRSRMKLRDPFRPKSNRSGYNFFFAEHYARLKPQYYGRERAISKKIGYLWNNLTEAEKQVYQEKGVRDKERYKSEMQEYRSSQGLNIGKV comes from the exons ATGTCCATGGCCATGGTCATATCCCCGCAAAATCAACCTCTCTCCGAGAGCGCAAATGGGCACCCCTCGGTCGCGTCAAGCTCCAAGCTTTACCCTCCTGCGACGGCCCAGTACGAGGAGCTCGTGCAAAGCTCGGAGCTTTTCTGGGAAAAGCTCAAGGCTTTCCACCAGTCTTTTGGCACCAAATTCAT GGTTCCTACGGTTGGAGGCAAGGCTCTTGATCTGCATCTCCTTTTTGTGGAGGTGACGTCACGCGGTGGTCTTGAAAAG GTGATCAAAGATCGTAAATGGAAGGAAGTGATTGTGGTGTTCAACTTCCCAACAACTATAACCAGTGCATCATTTGTTTTACGAAAGTACTATATGTCCTTGCTTTATCACTTTGAGCAGCTCTATTACTTCCACAGACAAGCCCCTTCACTTTTGGCTGCAG ATCTTGAAAGTGGGAATGAGGTTGAGGGGTCACTGGTCCAGAACAATGGAGCGTCCACAAGTTTCTTGTCTAGTCAGG GAAATCCGAAAATGCATCCTGGCAGTTCAATAACTGGGTTCATCGATGGGAAATTCGATAATGGGTACCTTGTTACGGTGAATTTGGGTAATCATGAACTGAAAGGGGTCCTGTATCATATCCCCCAGGTCATGCACATGTCTCAGAGTGCTGTTCCTTCTGAAATTGCTACTCACCGGAAACGAAGAAGATCACGGATGAAATTACGTGACCCTTTTCGCCCCAAGTCTAACAGGAGCGGTTACAATTTCTTCTTTGCTGAGCATTATGCGAGGCTAAAGCCTCAGTACTATGGCCGTGAGAGAGCCATCAGCAAGAAGATTGGGTATCTGTGGAATAACCTTACAGAGGCTGAAAAGCAG GTGTATCAGGAGAAAGGCGTGAGGGACAAGGAGAGGTACAAGTCCGAGATGCAGGAATACCGGTCGTCTCAGGGTTTGAACATCGGCAAGGTTTAG
- the LOC120294400 gene encoding uncharacterized protein LOC120294400, translating into MDESQETESCPNYHDEDNAGENKPVDIAEGRLYIKLKFPMDEQSNGEETGMQGDVQLEKPYVCDFCNKRFSSGKGLGGHKRVHTQASKRNHQFLHKNIHKPKFKKSGGVDDGYLSKAKSHDIDATCLMCGKTFPSMKSLFGHMRSHPDREWRGIHPPARSNHSMSVSIVDSAGPCRVHDRATVHPALPQSTLGSLTGKRQISSDALLQSTSDERVTGKRRNKLKSMSSVELEASDNLLLLAKGNHTLHNSLSTKLSPSGLEGKSAPGDNYNAEEVIKGEHNKTRASPELVKVSTKQKIKSSPPDKKVKKEFSRANLAYTVREGKGKGKMDEFQGCDGDADDKECTHERSNEAESNCEDGEYKSTQYQLELNILVEKGNIKKKRRKRLPRNLEAGAEVACCINHSRKISKAPKRFKCNICNKSFSTHQALGGHMSSHTKVTIKKSRSGDDHKGSASADLEADERAVAAAATQEVETDGDADLEADERAVAAAATQEAETDGGADAQCLGDSSGDGAPSVQALGCKMLVIDLNELPPMDEDEQEG; encoded by the coding sequence ATGGATGAATCTCAGGAGACTGAGTCGTGTCCCAACTATCACGACGAGGACAACGCTGGGGAGAACAAGCCGGTTGATATTGCGGAAGGAAGATTGTATATCAAGTTGAAGTTCCCGATGGATGAACAGTCTAACGGTGAAGAAACCGGCATGCAAGGCGACGTACAATTAGAGAAGCCCTATGTTTGCGATTTCTGCAATAAAAGGTTCAGTTCAGGAAAAGGATTAGGAGGGCACAAGAGGGTTCACACGCAAGCAAGCAAGAGAAATCACCAGTTTCTCCACAAGAACATTCATAAACCCAAGTTCAAGAAAAGTGGTGGTGTTGACGATGGCTATCTCTCCAAGGCTAAATCGCATGATATCGATGCGACTTGTCTGATGTGTGGGAAAACTTTCCCTTCGATGAAGTCCTTGTTTGGACACATGAGATCGCACCCTGACAGGGAGTGGAGGGGAATTCACCCTCCTGCGAGGTCAAACCACAGCATGTCGGTCTCAATAGTGGACTCCGCCGGCCCTTGCAGGGTCCATGATCGGGCAACAGTTCATCCTGCATTGCCCCAATCCACATTGGGGAGCCTCACTGGCAAGAGGCAGATATCATCGGACGCATTGCTGCAATCTACGTCGGACGAGAGGGTCACTGGCAAGAGGAGAAATAAACTGAAAAGCATGTCCTCCGTGGAACTAGAAGCTAGTGATAACCTCTTGTTGCTTGCGAAAGGGAATCATACTTTGCACAATTCATTGAGCACAAAATTGAGCCCAAGTGGCTTGGAGGGCAAGTCGGCTCCAGGCGACAATTACAATGCTGAGGAGGTGATCAAGGGCGAGCACAATAAAACTCGAGCTAGCCCTGAATTGGTCAAGGTGTCCACAAAGCAAAAGATCAAATCATCCCCACCTGATAAGAAAGTTAAGAAAGAGTTTTCACGAGCTAATCTGGCCTATACCGTGAGAGAGGGCAAAGGCAAGGGGAAGATGGACGAGTTTCAAGGTTGTGATGGTGATGCTGATGACAAAGAATGCACTCATgaaagaagtaatgaagctgAGTCGAATTGTGAAGATGGAGAATACAAATCGACACAATATCAACTTGAGCTCAATATTCTTGTTGAAAAGGGAAACatcaaaaaaaagagaaggaagagattgCCCAGAAATTTAGAAGCAGGAGCGGAGGTTGCTTGTTGCATCAACCATAGCCGGAAGATTTCCAAGGCACCCAAGAGGTTCAAGTGTAATATATGCAATAAATCATTCTCGACCCACCAAGCCTTGGGCGGTCACATGTCCAGCCACACCAAGGTCACCATCAAAAAGAGCCGAAGTGGAGATGATCATAAAGGATCTGCATCAGCAGATTTAGAAGCCGATGAGAGAGCTGTAGCCGCAGCCGCGACCCAAGAAGTGGAAACTGATGGTGATGCAGATTTAGAAGCCGACGAGAGAGCTGTAGCCGCAGCCGCGACCCAAGAAGCGGAAACTGATGGTGGCGCAGATGCTCAATGCCTTGGAGACAGCAGCGGTGATGGTGCCCCGTCGGTGCAGGCATTGGGTTGTAAGATGCTTGTCATTGACCTCAATGAGCTTCCACCTATGGACGAGGATGAGCAAGAGGGATGA